A window from Culex pipiens pallens isolate TS chromosome 3, TS_CPP_V2, whole genome shotgun sequence encodes these proteins:
- the LOC120423442 gene encoding zinc finger CCHC domain-containing protein 10 produces MHLGALKLAQKQKEAKIAAAFPKGVRCQKCLEFGHWSYECKGKRKYVHRSSRTQLLKKNLNKLENKEVAASAAPKPKERKKASGGSSSDSSDSSSDSSSSSSSSDSSSDSDTSDSESSSSSSSSSSSSSSSSSDEESSKKEVPKKRKKK; encoded by the exons ATGCATCTGGGAGCGCTGAAACTAGCGCAAAAGCAAAA GGAAGCGAAAATCGCTGCCGCTTTCCCGAAAGGAGTTCGGTGCCAAAAGTGCCTGGAATTCGGCCACTGGAGCTATGAGTGCAAGGGCAAACGCAAATACGTCCATCGGTCATCGAGGACGCAGCTCTTGAAGAAAAACCTCAACAAGTTGGAAAACAAGGA AGTGGCCGCCAGTGCCGCGCCAAAGCCCAAGGAACGCAAGAAAGCATCCGGTGGATCGTCATCGGACAGTTCGGACAGTAGTAGCGACAGTAGCAGTTCATCGTCCAGCTCAGATTCGTCGTCGGATTCGGACACGAGCGACAGTGAAAGTAGttccagtagcagcagcagtagtagtAGTAGCAGCTCATCGAGCTCGGACGAGGAATCCTCCAAGAAGGAAGTGCCGAAAAAGCGCAAGAAAAAATAA